A window of Candidatus Peribacteraceae bacterium genomic DNA:
GTAGGACTTCACCGTCTGCCCCAGTTCTGATCCATCCGCCGCGATCTTCCGCAGCTCTCCGCCGGCCTCGAAGATGTCGAAACCGAACGCTTCAGCGAGCCTCTTCGCCTGTGTGCCTTTGCCGGAGCCTTGGATGCCGAAGAGGAGGAGATCCATGTTACACGAGCTTCTCGTAATCATGCGCAAGCATTTGCGCATTGACCTGCCGGATCAGCTCCATGACCACCCCGACGATGATGATGAGCCCCGAGCCGGAGATGATGAGATCGGAGCTGGAGAGCGTGGTATAGCGCGTGAAGAGCAGCGGTATGATGGCCACCAGCCCCAAGAAGACGCCACCCCACAGGTTGAGGCGGTTGCTCGTGCGCGCCAGCAAGTGGGCCGTCTGCTGCCCGGGCCGCACGCCGGGGATGAAACCTCCCCTCTTCTGGATGTTCTCCGCCACTTCCTTTGGCTTGAAGGTGACGGACACGTAGAAGTACGTGAACGCCAGCACGAGCAGGAAATACGCGGCGATGTAGGTGTAGCTGGGGTTGTTGGAGCTGAGATAGGTGGCGATGAACTGCACCACTCCCTGGAAGCGCGGCGCCGTCTGCAGGAACTGGGCGAAGACGCTGGGGAACGTGACGAGGGAGATGGCGAAGATGATGGGGATCATGCCCGCCTGGTTGAGGCGGATGGGAATGTTGCCCTGTACACCCCGCCCCGCGCCCTGGTTGGCGTACGTGATGGGGATGAGGCGGTGGGCGTCCGTGAAGAGGACCACGGCGATGAGCATGCCCACGGAGACGATGGCGAAGAAGAGGAAAGCGCTCATCTTGGTGTCGCCGCTCATGAGGATGGCGCTCACGCGCGCGGGGATTTCGGTGACGATGCCCGTGAAGATGATGAGGGAAGAGCCGTTGCCGATCCCCTTCTCCGTGATCAGTTCGCCGAGCCACATGAGGAAAAGCGACCCCACCGTGACGAAGAGCATGGGGGCCAGCACGCCCGGGAAGCTGGTGTCCACCAGGTTGAGGCCTCCGGTCCCGCGCCCCAGGAGAATGAGGAAGCCGTAGCTCTGCACGAACGCGAGAGGAAGGGAGAGCCAGCGCGTGTAGCGGTTGAGCTCCTGCTGCCCCTGCGCCCCCTCCTTGCTCAAGGCTTCCAACTTGGGGAAGATGACCGTGGCCAGCTGCACGATGATGGACGCGTTGATGTAGGGCGAGAGCCCCAGCATAACGATGGAGAAGTTGTCGATGGCGCCTCCCGTGAGCGCCGCGAAGATGCCGATGGCGCCCCCCGCGTTGCGGTTATTGAGGAACTGTCCCAGCGCCGCGGGATCCGTGCCCGGCACGTTGATGTGCGCCGTGAGGCGGTAGAGGAACAGGAGTCCGAGCGTAATGAGGATGCGCCTGCGCAGTTCCTCGGAGTGCCAGAGTTGTTGGAGGTAGCGGAACATGTGTGGAGTGGGTGGAAGCGAAGGGTTCGTCCGGAGAGCGGACAGCTATCAGTGGTCAGCGGTCAGTGGAGTCCCCTGAAAGCGGAGAGCTGAAGGCTGAACGAAGGAAAGCATAACCGACAAAAGCCTCCAGGAGAAGCATGGCCTACGTTCTCTTCACGATCTGGAGCTTTCCGCCGGCCTGTTTCAGTGCCTCCTTGGCGCCGCTCGTGGCGGCGTGGACGGCGAGGGTGAACGCCTTCGTGAGGGAGGTTCCTTTTAGGAGCTTCACGGGACGGCTCGTGCGCACGATGCGCGCCGCCCTGAGCGCCGCCACATCGTAACTGCCGGCGGAAAGCTTCTCCTCCAGCACATCCAAATTGATGATCTCGTAGTGCACGCGGCGCGGCCGTGTGAACCCGCCCATCTTGGGCTGGCGGCGTATGAGCGGCGTCTGCCCGCCCTCGAAACCGAACTTGCGGCCTTTGCCCACGCGGGACTGCTGTCCTTTGGTGCCGCGCCCCCCCGTGGTTCCTCCGCCTGCGGAATTACCGCGCGCCACGCGCTTGCGCGG
This region includes:
- the secY gene encoding preprotein translocase subunit SecY, with the protein product MFRYLQQLWHSEELRRRILITLGLLFLYRLTAHINVPGTDPAALGQFLNNRNAGGAIGIFAALTGGAIDNFSIVMLGLSPYINASIIVQLATVIFPKLEALSKEGAQGQQELNRYTRWLSLPLAFVQSYGFLILLGRGTGGLNLVDTSFPGVLAPMLFVTVGSLFLMWLGELITEKGIGNGSSLIIFTGIVTEIPARVSAILMSGDTKMSAFLFFAIVSVGMLIAVVLFTDAHRLIPITYANQGAGRGVQGNIPIRLNQAGMIPIIFAISLVTFPSVFAQFLQTAPRFQGVVQFIATYLSSNNPSYTYIAAYFLLVLAFTYFYVSVTFKPKEVAENIQKRGGFIPGVRPGQQTAHLLARTSNRLNLWGGVFLGLVAIIPLLFTRYTTLSSSDLIISGSGLIIIVGVVMELIRQVNAQMLAHDYEKLV
- the rplO gene encoding 50S ribosomal protein L15 produces the protein MLHELKPAPGSTRPRKRVARGNSAGGGTTGGRGTKGQQSRVGKGRKFGFEGGQTPLIRRQPKMGGFTRPRRVHYEIINLDVLEEKLSAGSYDVAALRAARIVRTSRPVKLLKGTSLTKAFTLAVHAATSGAKEALKQAGGKLQIVKRT